Proteins from a genomic interval of Streptomyces fodineus:
- the sigM gene encoding RNA polymerase sigma factor SigM, with protein sequence MAEGAGYDGVSDRDLLARHVEGDSGAFGEIVRRHRDRLWAVALRTLGDREEAADAVQDALVSAYRAAHTFRGQSAVTTWLHRITVNACLDRARKAASRKTSPVDDTERLEQLLEPHESASAPAERNDVHRQLLEALGTLPHDQRAALVLVDMQGYPVAEAARILDVPTGTVKSRCARGRARLLPLLTHLRPEGSGSGKEPGSGRNRAQGTSVPPATGSPGGNPENAGPSDSAVVKGGGGRA encoded by the coding sequence ATGGCGGAAGGCGCCGGATACGACGGAGTGAGCGACAGAGATCTGCTCGCCCGCCATGTGGAAGGCGACTCCGGTGCCTTCGGTGAGATCGTGCGGCGGCACCGGGATCGGCTCTGGGCGGTCGCGCTGCGGACGCTGGGGGACCGCGAGGAAGCCGCTGACGCGGTGCAGGACGCCCTGGTGTCGGCCTACCGGGCCGCCCATACGTTCCGGGGCCAGTCGGCTGTCACGACATGGCTGCACCGGATCACGGTGAACGCCTGCCTGGACCGTGCCCGCAAGGCGGCCTCGCGGAAGACCTCACCGGTCGACGACACGGAACGGCTGGAGCAGCTGCTGGAGCCGCACGAGTCCGCCTCGGCACCGGCCGAGCGGAACGATGTGCACCGCCAGCTCCTCGAAGCGCTCGGCACGCTGCCACACGACCAGCGGGCCGCCCTGGTCCTGGTGGACATGCAGGGATATCCCGTGGCCGAGGCCGCCCGGATCCTCGATGTGCCGACGGGCACGGTGAAGAGCCGCTGCGCCCGAGGCAGAGCCCGGCTGCTGCCTCTGCTCACGCATCTACGGCCCGAAGGCTCCGGAAGCGGGAAAGAACCCGGCTCGGGACGGAACCGGGCGCAGGGGACATCCGTCCCACCGGCAACGGGGTCTCCTGGCGGAAACCCCGAGAACGCGGGACCAAGCGATTCAGCCGTAGTGAAGGGCGGAGGTGGGCGAGCGTGA
- a CDS encoding protein kinase family protein: protein MAERSTAAVDVADNSGEQPLTAKADQATADGVAKNPEQHTDSNEAQGSSGPEGPGKKASPPELHSGHKLARRYRLEECVTRLDGFSSWRAVDEKLRRAVGVHILPADHTRARSVLAAARSSALLGDPRFVQVLDAVEENDLVYVVHEWLPDATELATLLAPGSLEPHDAYQMVSQVASAMAAAHREGLAHLRLNPNAVLRTSTGQWRIRGLAVNAALRGISSDTPQRTDTEAIGALLYAALTQRWPYESDAYGLSGLPKGVGLIAPDQVRAGVHRGLSELAMRALANDGATASRHEAPCTTPEELVKAIGEMPRIRPPEPAFTAPPEYQRTTYQQGSYGRPAPHPGATQPIAAPPPPLQSRTGKALKWAVSALLIAALGLGSWQLADALMDHAGKSDDTNKSQQTGDGDKGTGKSKPTPISIKGSQEFVAKGDPQHPGDVTKTYDGNATSYWRTKTFDEGPPLAPYKPGVGIVYDLGSAKQINTATIGLRYPGDHTTIELYAADSLTPASLDSMDKIGNVTTAGTTATVKVTKSVKTQYVLVWLTAVPYSGPDSAAYAQAGYKQGISEVQFTG, encoded by the coding sequence GTGGCGGAACGGAGCACGGCTGCCGTCGACGTGGCAGACAACAGCGGTGAGCAGCCGCTGACCGCCAAGGCGGACCAGGCCACGGCCGACGGGGTGGCCAAGAACCCGGAGCAGCACACGGACAGCAACGAGGCACAGGGGAGCAGCGGGCCCGAGGGTCCCGGAAAGAAGGCCTCGCCTCCCGAACTGCACAGCGGTCACAAGCTCGCCAGACGCTACCGGCTGGAGGAGTGCGTCACCCGTCTGGACGGATTCAGCAGTTGGCGTGCGGTCGACGAGAAACTCCGTCGAGCCGTCGGCGTCCACATCCTTCCCGCGGACCACACACGGGCCCGTTCCGTCCTGGCTGCCGCCCGTTCCTCCGCGCTGCTCGGCGACCCCCGTTTCGTGCAGGTCCTCGACGCCGTCGAGGAGAACGACCTCGTCTACGTCGTACACGAGTGGCTGCCCGACGCCACCGAGCTGGCCACGCTCCTGGCTCCCGGTTCGCTGGAGCCGCACGACGCCTACCAGATGGTCAGCCAGGTCGCCTCCGCCATGGCCGCCGCGCACCGCGAGGGCCTCGCCCATCTCCGGCTGAACCCGAATGCCGTCCTGCGCACCTCCACCGGCCAGTGGCGCATCCGCGGCCTCGCCGTGAACGCCGCGCTGCGTGGCATCAGCTCCGACACCCCGCAGCGCACCGACACCGAGGCGATCGGCGCCCTGCTGTACGCGGCGCTGACCCAGCGCTGGCCGTACGAGAGCGACGCGTACGGCCTGTCCGGGCTCCCCAAGGGCGTCGGTCTCATCGCACCGGACCAGGTGCGGGCCGGTGTTCACCGGGGTCTGTCGGAACTGGCCATGCGTGCCCTCGCCAACGACGGGGCCACCGCCTCCCGTCATGAGGCTCCGTGCACCACGCCGGAGGAGCTGGTGAAGGCGATCGGCGAGATGCCGCGCATCCGCCCGCCGGAGCCCGCGTTCACGGCCCCGCCGGAGTACCAGCGCACGACCTACCAGCAGGGCTCATACGGCCGCCCGGCGCCCCACCCCGGTGCCACACAGCCGATCGCGGCCCCGCCGCCCCCGCTGCAGAGCCGTACCGGCAAGGCCCTGAAATGGGCGGTCTCCGCCCTCCTCATCGCTGCCCTCGGCCTGGGCAGCTGGCAGTTGGCAGACGCCCTGATGGACCATGCCGGCAAGTCCGACGACACCAACAAGAGCCAGCAGACGGGCGACGGCGACAAGGGCACCGGCAAGTCCAAGCCGACGCCGATAAGCATCAAGGGCAGCCAGGAGTTCGTCGCCAAGGGAGACCCCCAGCACCCGGGCGACGTCACCAAGACCTACGACGGCAACGCGACCAGCTACTGGCGGACCAAGACCTTCGACGAGGGTCCCCCGCTCGCGCCCTACAAGCCGGGGGTCGGCATCGTCTACGACCTGGGCTCGGCCAAGCAGATCAACACTGCCACCATCGGGCTGCGCTACCCCGGTGATCACACGACGATCGAGTTGTACGCGGCCGATTCGCTGACACCGGCGTCACTCGACTCGATGGACAAGATCGGCAACGTCACGACCGCGGGTACCACCGCTACGGTAAAGGTCACCAAGTCCGTGAAGACGCAGTATGTCCTCGTGTGGCTGACGGCTGTGCCGTACTCGGGTCCTGACTCGGCCGCGTACGCCCAGGCCGGCTACAAGCAGGGCATCAGCGAAGTGCAGTTCACGGGCTGA